A part of Myxococcus landrumus genomic DNA contains:
- a CDS encoding SDR family oxidoreductase has translation MGRYAGKKAVVTGGTAGIGLATVKMLLAEGAEVLLTGRGEKALEAARKELGPRAHVVRSDSANLRDIDALATTVQQKLGSVDLVVINAGYSKLTPFEQVTEAEFDETYGINTKGAFFTAQRLTPHLRSGGSFVFITSVADELGVPGMSTYSGSKAAIRSLVRVLGTELLPKGIRVNALSPGFTRTPTLGVTGASPAEVAAFEKEGEEHTPMKRIGEADEVARGVLFLGFDATFTTGAELPVDGGISQL, from the coding sequence ATGGGCAGGTACGCAGGCAAGAAGGCCGTGGTCACGGGAGGAACAGCGGGCATCGGGCTCGCGACGGTGAAGATGTTGCTGGCGGAGGGTGCGGAGGTGCTCCTCACCGGGCGCGGAGAGAAGGCCCTGGAGGCGGCGCGGAAGGAGCTGGGCCCCCGCGCCCACGTGGTGCGCTCCGACTCGGCGAACCTGCGCGACATCGACGCCTTGGCCACCACCGTTCAGCAGAAGCTGGGCTCGGTCGACCTGGTCGTCATCAACGCGGGCTACTCGAAGCTCACGCCCTTCGAGCAGGTGACGGAGGCCGAGTTCGATGAGACGTACGGCATCAACACCAAGGGCGCGTTCTTCACCGCGCAGCGCCTGACGCCGCACCTCCGGTCGGGCGGCTCGTTCGTCTTCATCACCTCCGTGGCGGACGAGCTGGGCGTGCCCGGGATGAGCACGTACAGCGGCTCGAAGGCGGCCATCCGCTCACTCGTGCGGGTGCTGGGCACGGAGCTGTTGCCCAAGGGCATCCGGGTGAACGCGCTGAGCCCGGGCTTCACGCGCACGCCGACGTTGGGCGTCACGGGCGCCTCGCCGGCGGAGGTGGCGGCCTTCGAAAAGGAGGGCGAGGAGCACACGCCCATGAAGCGCATCGGCGAGGCCGACGAAGTGGCCCGGGGCGTGCTGTTCCTTGGCTTTGACGCAACGTTCACCACCGGCGCGGAGCTTCCCGTCGACGGTGGCATTTCGCAGCTCTGA
- a CDS encoding NAD(P)-dependent oxidoreductase, which produces MKPTLTVIGAGRMGSALIKAFLQKGYTTTVWNRTRSRSEPLAKLGAHLADTVRDAVKRSDIIVVNVLDYDTSDQLLRQDEVTRELRGKLLVQLTSGSPALAREQETWARQHGIDYLDGAIMATPDFIGQAECALLYSGSAALFEKHRAVLNVLGGATAHVGEDVGHASALDSALLFQMWGTLFGTLQALAISRAEGIPLEKTTAFLKLTEPVTQGAVTDLLTRVQQDRLTADEHTLASLEAHNVAFQHLLALCKERNIHRGVADAMYSVIHDAVKAGHGKDDFAILTRFLK; this is translated from the coding sequence ATGAAGCCTACCCTGACTGTCATTGGCGCCGGCCGCATGGGGTCCGCGCTCATCAAGGCCTTCCTCCAGAAGGGTTACACGACGACCGTCTGGAACCGCACGAGGTCCCGCAGCGAGCCCCTGGCGAAGCTGGGAGCCCACCTCGCGGACACCGTGCGGGACGCGGTGAAGCGCTCCGACATCATCGTGGTGAACGTGTTGGACTACGACACCAGCGACCAGTTGCTGCGCCAGGACGAGGTGACGCGGGAGCTGCGCGGCAAGCTGCTGGTGCAGTTGACGTCCGGCTCTCCCGCCCTGGCGCGTGAGCAGGAGACGTGGGCGCGCCAGCACGGCATCGACTACCTGGACGGCGCCATCATGGCGACGCCGGACTTCATCGGGCAGGCCGAGTGCGCCCTGCTGTACTCGGGGTCCGCCGCGCTGTTCGAAAAGCACCGCGCCGTGCTGAACGTGCTGGGCGGCGCCACCGCCCACGTGGGAGAGGACGTGGGCCACGCGTCCGCGCTCGACAGCGCCCTGCTCTTCCAGATGTGGGGCACGCTGTTCGGCACGCTCCAGGCCCTGGCCATCAGCCGCGCGGAGGGAATCCCCCTGGAGAAGACGACGGCGTTCCTCAAGCTCACGGAGCCCGTCACCCAAGGCGCCGTGACGGACCTCCTCACCCGCGTCCAGCAGGACCGGCTCACCGCCGATGAGCACACCCTGGCGTCACTGGAGGCCCACAACGTGGCCTTCCAGCACCTCCTGGCCCTGTGCAAGGAGCGGAACATCCACCGAGGTGTCGCCGACGCCATGTACAGCGTCATCCACGACGCGGTGAAGGCGGGCCATGGCAAGGACGACTTCGCCATCCTCACCCGCTTCCTGAAGTGA
- a CDS encoding leucine-rich repeat domain-containing protein yields the protein MAEKKPSSPRASPSSKKPEGPAPEALWLQLEQQLRDALGPDAVGQYPAELEPMSWTFEQALDAAGLLPDGYQRFVAALGYRWLNTGKKGLAFLPPRWRAQASQGMGEPGRQWTQVREEREAGRHTWRFVMFASEDLNDVNGFCFGQSAQGDSLVVWQVEDSLPEKELGPFDAWLTKKLAALTKAAGTAKSGARKRELGDPLGLVQDSLGELGEEVRATGAAAILGTFPRDTKSIQLLHRKLGVVPDMVAEFTELESLELKGAALRHLPPVLARLTKLQRLNVDGNPDLDTLPPELAQLQELEQVSVQGTGIRVVPEVLSQLPKLRYLSLKATPITTLPEWLSRMPHLKTLDVAQTSIPAEEIQALKQAHPDWWLISSH from the coding sequence ATGGCCGAGAAGAAGCCCTCGTCACCTCGTGCGTCCCCCTCCTCGAAGAAGCCCGAGGGGCCCGCGCCCGAGGCCCTGTGGCTCCAACTGGAGCAGCAACTCCGGGACGCCCTGGGCCCGGACGCCGTGGGTCAGTACCCCGCGGAGCTGGAGCCGATGAGCTGGACCTTCGAGCAGGCGCTCGACGCGGCGGGGCTGTTGCCGGACGGCTACCAGCGGTTCGTCGCCGCGCTGGGCTATCGCTGGCTCAACACGGGCAAGAAGGGACTGGCGTTCCTTCCACCTCGCTGGCGGGCCCAGGCGTCACAAGGCATGGGCGAGCCGGGGCGCCAGTGGACGCAGGTCCGCGAGGAACGGGAAGCGGGCCGCCACACCTGGCGCTTCGTGATGTTCGCATCCGAGGACCTCAACGACGTCAACGGCTTCTGCTTCGGCCAGAGCGCCCAGGGAGACTCGCTGGTCGTCTGGCAGGTGGAGGACAGCCTTCCCGAGAAGGAGCTGGGCCCCTTCGACGCGTGGCTCACCAAGAAGCTCGCGGCGCTCACCAAGGCGGCCGGCACCGCGAAGAGTGGCGCCAGGAAGCGGGAGCTGGGTGACCCGCTCGGGTTGGTGCAGGACTCGCTCGGTGAGCTCGGTGAGGAGGTGCGCGCCACCGGTGCCGCCGCGATTCTCGGAACGTTCCCTCGCGACACGAAGAGCATCCAGCTGCTCCATCGAAAGCTGGGCGTGGTGCCAGACATGGTGGCCGAGTTCACCGAGCTGGAGAGCCTGGAGCTGAAGGGTGCGGCGCTCCGACACCTGCCGCCGGTGCTGGCCCGGCTGACGAAGCTCCAGAGGCTCAATGTCGATGGCAATCCCGACCTGGACACCCTGCCCCCGGAGCTGGCCCAGCTCCAGGAGCTGGAGCAGGTCAGCGTCCAGGGCACGGGGATTCGCGTCGTGCCCGAGGTGCTGAGCCAGCTTCCGAAGCTGCGCTACCTGAGCCTCAAGGCCACGCCCATCACCACGCTGCCGGAGTGGCTGTCGCGCATGCCCCACCTCAAGACACTGGACGTGGCGCAGACCTCCATCCCCGCTGAAGAAATCCAGGCGTTGAAGCAGGCCCACCCCGACTGGTGGCTCATCTCCAGCCACTAG
- a CDS encoding ABC transporter permease, producing MSDVTQDLRLALRMLSRSPVFTVVAVLTLALGIAANTAIFSVINAVLLSPLPFPAQDHLVMAWSRTPTMPRWSVAPANFLDWRAQGEVFEGLAAFSQVNVSLSGDDLPERLRGASVSANYFQVLGVGAALGATFQPVAGETGPRHVVVLSHDLWKRRFGSDPGIIGRAIRLDERSHEVVGVMPERFTLPDIGPRKTTPTEPPELWIPAPLHDIPQLGPDASLDLSQSRDTSYLRVLGRLKPGVTLERASAAMSAIARRLEQEYPASNLHSGVTLVPLREQIVGDVRPVLWVLLAAVGLVMAIACANVANLFLVRASARRQEMAVRAALGAGRGRMMRQLLTESLVLALLAGVLGVFLAAWGLDGLMSLVPAELPRLDEVRVDGRVLAFALCVSLATGVLFGLLPALQASRPDLNAVLRQTGGGKLAGGQRSRDALVVGEVALALVLLIGAGLLLRTLWRLQDVDPGFREESVLTWSLSLPGNKYPDEARQGAFFQQVAERVASLPGVRSAGAATDLPLGGANIWFDVEVEGRAPPTAEESANVGFQVVTSGYFQSMGIPVRRGREVTALDTREAQPVVVLNESAARRFFPTGEAVGQRLRLGDSSTPWLTVVGVVGDTRYDGPDKDARPEAYVPALQRSLFFMSFAVRTDLEPLALAGSVRSAVASLDKDLPLSALRTMEQRVEAATARPRFVSLLVAVFALVSLLLASVGLSGVMAYTARQRTREIGIRMALGARPADVLRMVLGQGMRLALAGVALGLLGAWALTRVLSSQLFGVSATDPAVFGSLAVLVAGVALLATWLPAYRATLVDPQVALRGE from the coding sequence ATGTCGGACGTCACCCAGGACCTACGCCTCGCGTTGAGGATGCTCTCCAGGTCCCCTGTGTTCACCGTCGTCGCGGTGCTCACCCTGGCGTTGGGCATCGCCGCCAACACCGCCATCTTCAGCGTCATCAACGCGGTGCTGCTCTCCCCCCTGCCCTTCCCCGCGCAGGACCACCTCGTGATGGCGTGGTCCCGGACACCGACCATGCCGCGCTGGTCCGTGGCCCCCGCCAACTTCCTCGACTGGCGCGCGCAGGGCGAGGTGTTCGAGGGACTGGCCGCCTTCTCCCAGGTCAACGTGAGCCTCTCCGGCGACGACCTGCCGGAGCGGCTGCGCGGCGCCAGCGTGTCCGCCAACTACTTCCAGGTGCTCGGCGTGGGCGCCGCGCTGGGGGCGACGTTCCAGCCCGTGGCCGGGGAGACAGGGCCTCGACACGTGGTGGTGCTGAGCCATGACCTGTGGAAGCGGAGGTTCGGCTCGGACCCGGGCATCATCGGCCGCGCGATTCGGCTGGATGAGCGGAGCCACGAAGTCGTCGGGGTGATGCCGGAGCGCTTCACCCTGCCCGACATCGGGCCCCGAAAGACGACGCCCACCGAGCCTCCCGAGCTCTGGATTCCCGCGCCCCTCCACGACATTCCCCAACTGGGCCCGGATGCGAGCCTGGACCTCAGCCAGTCGCGCGACACGTCCTATCTGCGAGTGCTCGGGAGGCTGAAGCCGGGCGTGACGCTGGAGCGCGCGAGCGCGGCCATGAGCGCCATCGCGCGGCGGCTGGAGCAGGAGTACCCGGCGAGCAACCTCCACTCCGGCGTCACCCTGGTTCCGCTGCGAGAGCAGATTGTCGGCGACGTGAGGCCGGTGCTGTGGGTGCTGCTGGCGGCGGTGGGGCTCGTCATGGCCATCGCCTGCGCGAACGTGGCCAACCTCTTCCTGGTGCGCGCGTCGGCCCGGCGGCAGGAGATGGCCGTGCGCGCGGCGCTGGGCGCGGGGCGAGGACGGATGATGCGCCAGCTCCTCACGGAGAGCCTGGTGCTCGCCCTGCTCGCGGGCGTCCTGGGGGTGTTCCTGGCGGCGTGGGGACTGGATGGGTTGATGAGCCTGGTGCCCGCGGAGCTGCCTCGGCTCGACGAGGTCCGCGTGGACGGGCGGGTGCTGGCCTTCGCGCTGTGCGTGTCGCTGGCCACGGGTGTCCTCTTCGGTCTGCTGCCCGCGCTCCAGGCGTCGCGCCCGGACCTCAACGCGGTGTTGCGGCAGACAGGAGGCGGCAAGCTCGCCGGAGGGCAGCGCTCCCGTGACGCGCTCGTCGTGGGCGAGGTGGCGCTCGCGCTGGTGCTGCTCATCGGCGCGGGGCTGCTGCTGCGCACGCTGTGGCGGCTCCAGGACGTGGACCCGGGCTTCCGCGAGGAGTCCGTGCTCACGTGGTCCCTGTCGCTGCCGGGCAACAAGTACCCGGACGAAGCACGGCAGGGCGCCTTCTTCCAGCAAGTGGCGGAGCGCGTGGCGTCGCTGCCCGGCGTGAGGAGCGCGGGCGCGGCGACGGACCTGCCCCTGGGCGGCGCCAACATCTGGTTCGACGTGGAGGTGGAAGGACGCGCGCCGCCGACTGCGGAAGAGAGCGCGAACGTGGGCTTCCAGGTGGTCACCTCGGGCTACTTCCAATCCATGGGCATCCCGGTGCGTCGGGGGCGCGAGGTGACGGCCCTCGACACGCGCGAGGCGCAGCCCGTGGTGGTGCTCAACGAGTCGGCCGCGCGACGGTTCTTTCCGACGGGCGAAGCGGTGGGCCAGCGCCTGCGGCTGGGTGACTCCAGCACGCCGTGGCTCACGGTGGTGGGCGTGGTGGGTGACACGCGCTACGACGGGCCGGACAAGGACGCGCGCCCGGAGGCGTATGTGCCGGCGCTCCAGCGCTCGCTCTTCTTCATGTCCTTCGCGGTGCGCACGGACCTGGAGCCCCTGGCGCTCGCGGGCTCGGTGCGCTCGGCGGTGGCGTCGCTGGACAAGGACCTGCCGCTGAGCGCGCTGCGAACGATGGAGCAGCGGGTGGAGGCGGCCACGGCGCGTCCTCGCTTCGTGTCCCTGTTGGTGGCGGTGTTCGCGCTGGTGTCGCTGCTGCTGGCCAGCGTGGGCCTGTCGGGTGTCATGGCCTATACGGCGCGCCAACGGACGCGGGAGATTGGCATCCGCATGGCGCTGGGGGCGCGGCCCGCGGACGTGCTGCGCATGGTGCTGGGCCAGGGAATGCGGCTGGCGCTTGCGGGCGTGGCGCTGGGCCTCCTGGGTGCATGGGCCCTGACACGCGTGCTGTCCAGCCAGTTGTTCGGCGTCAGCGCGACGGACCCCGCTGTCTTCGGCTCCCTGGCGGTGCTGGTGGCGGGCGTCGCGCTGCTCGCGACGTGGCTGCCCGCGTACCGGGCCACCTTGGTGGACCCTCAGGTGGCCCTGCGCGGCGAGTAG
- a CDS encoding DUF3224 domain-containing protein, giving the protein MTKHVKGPFDVKVKPMAPDAEPLAYPVGRMSIDKKYHGELEGTGSGQMLATLDENSSGGYVALERVTGTLQGRKGSFVIQHSGLMARGVPKLVISVVPDSGTEELKGLTGTMMIHIDSEGKHTYEFDYALVETP; this is encoded by the coding sequence ATGACGAAGCATGTGAAGGGCCCCTTTGACGTCAAGGTGAAGCCGATGGCCCCGGACGCGGAGCCGCTGGCGTATCCGGTGGGCCGGATGTCCATCGACAAGAAGTACCACGGCGAGCTGGAGGGGACGGGCTCGGGGCAGATGCTCGCGACGCTCGATGAGAACTCGTCGGGAGGCTACGTCGCGCTGGAGCGCGTCACCGGCACGCTGCAGGGACGCAAGGGCAGCTTCGTCATCCAGCACTCGGGGCTGATGGCGCGGGGTGTTCCCAAGCTCGTCATCAGCGTGGTTCCGGACTCGGGCACCGAGGAGCTCAAGGGGCTGACGGGCACGATGATGATTCACATCGACTCGGAGGGGAAGCACACCTACGAGTTCGACTACGCGCTCGTGGAGACGCCGTAA
- a CDS encoding AraC family transcriptional regulator: MSRPRIDAPRGVLQRRAPTSKVAHERFAPSPDLEEYIQHFWTVRWDLRDEPPLLAETLPHPCIHLVFEKGQARIAGVHSRRFRQWLRGHARVFGIKFRPAAFQPVLGKPLSALTDRTVSLRSVFGPESDALKATLLTEPDLRQCVAQAQDFLRPRLPPMPPLIARLRDLVERLAQDASLTRMEQVAELAGMEPRNLQRRFRAAVGVSPKWVLQRYRLHEAAEQLARPDAPDMASLALQLGYFDQSHFIRDFKALVGCAPGEYAARAAASRTRAAK; encoded by the coding sequence GTGAGCCGTCCCCGCATCGATGCGCCTCGAGGCGTCCTCCAGCGCCGAGCCCCCACGAGCAAGGTGGCTCATGAACGCTTCGCCCCTTCCCCGGACCTGGAGGAGTACATCCAGCACTTCTGGACCGTGCGCTGGGACCTGCGCGATGAGCCACCCCTGCTCGCCGAGACGCTCCCGCACCCGTGCATCCACCTGGTGTTCGAGAAGGGACAGGCGCGAATCGCCGGCGTCCACTCGCGCCGCTTCCGCCAGTGGCTCCGAGGACACGCGCGCGTCTTCGGCATCAAGTTCCGCCCCGCGGCCTTCCAGCCCGTGCTGGGCAAGCCGCTGTCGGCACTGACGGACCGCACGGTGAGCCTGCGCTCCGTGTTCGGACCGGAGAGCGACGCGCTGAAGGCCACGCTCCTCACGGAGCCGGACCTCCGCCAGTGCGTGGCCCAGGCCCAGGACTTCCTCAGGCCCCGCCTTCCGCCCATGCCGCCGCTCATCGCTCGACTGCGAGACCTGGTGGAGCGGCTCGCGCAGGATGCGTCCCTCACGCGCATGGAGCAGGTGGCCGAGCTCGCGGGGATGGAGCCTCGCAACCTCCAGCGGCGCTTTCGCGCGGCGGTGGGCGTCAGCCCCAAGTGGGTCCTCCAGCGCTATCGGCTCCACGAGGCCGCCGAGCAGCTCGCGCGCCCGGACGCTCCCGACATGGCGAGCCTCGCGCTCCAGTTGGGCTACTTCGACCAGTCGCACTTCATCCGCGACTTCAAGGCGCTGGTGGGCTGCGCGCCGGGTGAGTACGCGGCACGCGCCGCCGCCAGCAGGACTCGCGCGGCGAAGTAG
- a CDS encoding TolB family protein, translated as MHSFTSKKSWSVGLVAAMSSLSMACAAQEPESAKVAEALGAQGVSSEALWGLTCPTGGSMFAPGEVSLPERSEYRLTFSADGNTAYYHVDAAEAPFQAIYETHKVNGHFTPGQMVSFSGTYLDTDPFLSPDGQSLFFSSTRPITGTEERPDSDLWVVHKLPNGSWGEPQHLGPNINSDRMELYVSADRAGNLYYASGTFDSDFNIYRAERRGPGYAPAQKLPIAINSDDFWEYNSHISADGRVLIFASLNRPEGHGLGDLYASLNLGGGRWTKAINLGPKVNTEKDEFHPSLSVDGRRLYFVRQTWNPFVPSDFYELDTYCLLFQ; from the coding sequence ATGCACTCGTTCACCTCGAAGAAGTCGTGGTCCGTTGGTCTTGTCGCCGCCATGTCGTCGCTGTCCATGGCCTGCGCCGCGCAGGAGCCGGAGTCCGCCAAGGTGGCGGAGGCGCTCGGTGCGCAGGGCGTGTCCAGCGAGGCCCTGTGGGGCCTGACCTGCCCCACCGGTGGCAGCATGTTCGCCCCTGGAGAGGTCTCCCTGCCGGAGCGCTCCGAGTACCGCCTCACGTTCTCCGCGGACGGCAACACGGCGTACTACCACGTGGATGCCGCGGAGGCGCCCTTCCAGGCCATCTACGAGACGCACAAGGTGAACGGCCACTTCACCCCCGGGCAGATGGTGTCCTTCTCCGGCACGTACCTGGACACCGACCCGTTCCTGTCCCCGGATGGCCAGTCGCTCTTCTTCTCGTCCACGCGCCCCATCACCGGCACCGAGGAGCGCCCGGACTCGGACCTGTGGGTGGTGCACAAGCTCCCGAATGGAAGCTGGGGTGAGCCGCAGCACCTGGGCCCCAACATCAACTCGGACCGCATGGAGCTGTACGTCAGCGCGGACCGCGCGGGGAACCTGTACTACGCGAGCGGCACGTTCGACTCGGACTTCAACATCTACCGCGCGGAGCGCCGCGGCCCCGGTTACGCCCCCGCGCAGAAGCTGCCCATCGCCATCAACAGCGATGACTTCTGGGAGTACAACTCGCACATCTCCGCGGACGGCCGGGTGCTCATCTTCGCCTCGCTGAACCGTCCCGAGGGCCATGGCCTGGGAGACCTGTACGCCAGCCTCAACCTGGGCGGCGGCCGGTGGACGAAGGCCATCAACCTGGGGCCCAAGGTGAACACGGAGAAGGATGAGTTCCACCCGTCGCTGAGCGTGGACGGCCGCCGCCTCTACTTCGTGCGCCAGACGTGGAACCCGTTCGTGCCGTCGGACTTCTACGAGCTGGATACCTACTGCCTGCTGTTCCAGTGA
- a CDS encoding LytR/AlgR family response regulator transcription factor, which produces MSAPIRVLIADDEPLARDRVRELLADEPDMTVIGECRDGAEAIAAIRAERPDLVLLDVQMPEPDGFGVLRALAGEYQPAVIFITAHRDFAVQAFEANALDYLLKPFDRERFQQSLARVRERRRTGATELDAELLERLESLSLRLPAASEPYVKRLVAKVGWRMRFLRVEDIDYLEAEGNYVSVHQGKQSYLTRETMNALEEKLDPKDFVRAHRSLIVRLDRIEEVEPLGPGEMVLTLRDGTKLTSGRSYRARLQRALDLPS; this is translated from the coding sequence GTGAGCGCGCCCATCCGCGTGCTCATCGCAGACGACGAACCCCTGGCCCGAGACCGGGTGCGGGAGCTGCTCGCGGACGAGCCGGACATGACCGTCATCGGCGAGTGCCGCGACGGCGCCGAGGCCATCGCCGCCATCCGCGCCGAGCGCCCGGACCTGGTCCTCCTGGACGTGCAGATGCCGGAGCCGGACGGCTTTGGTGTGCTGCGCGCCTTGGCGGGCGAGTACCAGCCCGCGGTCATCTTCATCACGGCCCACCGGGACTTCGCCGTGCAGGCGTTCGAGGCCAACGCGCTCGACTACCTGCTCAAGCCCTTCGACCGGGAGCGCTTCCAGCAGAGCCTCGCGCGTGTGCGCGAGCGGCGCCGCACCGGGGCCACGGAGCTGGACGCGGAGCTGCTCGAACGGCTGGAGTCGCTGTCGCTGCGCCTGCCCGCCGCGTCGGAGCCCTACGTGAAGCGGCTGGTGGCCAAGGTGGGCTGGCGCATGCGCTTCCTGCGCGTGGAAGACATCGACTACCTGGAGGCGGAGGGGAACTATGTCTCCGTCCACCAGGGCAAGCAGTCCTACCTCACGCGCGAGACGATGAACGCGCTGGAGGAGAAGCTGGACCCGAAGGACTTCGTGCGTGCGCACCGCTCGCTCATCGTCCGGCTGGACCGCATCGAGGAGGTCGAGCCCCTGGGGCCGGGCGAGATGGTGCTCACCTTGCGCGACGGCACCAAGCTGACGTCGGGCCGCAGCTACCGCGCCCGGCTCCAGCGCGCCCTGGATTTGCCGTCCTGA
- a CDS encoding sensor histidine kinase yields the protein MAACAYWTLQGLAASSEAHSVRGVTWSHALLTDGFANVLWVPITVAVLNLGLRFPIERRHWRSRVALHVGGALVVSFFRATVIYSLDPYLGWYSTPPAYLSVLEHALLYNPFIYLLMLGLAHGLYFAEQLRLKDTQLARAQLHVLKSQLHPHFLFNTLNSISALVHKDPRGSERMIARLSDLLRGTLDSAAREEVPLRDELRTLQLYLDIQGVRFTDRLQVKHEIDQDTLGAHVPYLLLQPLVENAIQHGIAPRSAPGTVTVVARRDGPELVLEVRDDGVGLRAGTVAKTSGGGKGLWITRERLVQLYGPAHKLELKGREEGGAQVSLTIPFRTESVA from the coding sequence GTGGCGGCCTGCGCCTACTGGACCTTGCAGGGGCTCGCGGCCTCCAGCGAGGCACACTCCGTGCGAGGCGTGACCTGGTCCCACGCGCTGCTCACGGATGGCTTCGCCAACGTGCTGTGGGTGCCCATCACCGTCGCCGTGCTGAACCTGGGGTTGCGCTTCCCCATCGAGCGGCGCCACTGGCGCTCGCGGGTGGCCCTGCACGTGGGCGGCGCGCTGGTCGTCTCGTTCTTCCGTGCCACCGTCATCTATTCGTTGGACCCGTACCTCGGCTGGTACTCCACGCCTCCGGCCTACCTGTCCGTCCTCGAGCACGCGCTGCTCTACAACCCGTTCATCTACCTGCTGATGCTGGGCCTGGCGCACGGCCTCTACTTCGCCGAGCAGCTCCGGCTGAAGGACACCCAGCTCGCCCGCGCGCAGCTCCACGTCCTCAAGTCCCAGCTCCACCCGCACTTCCTCTTCAACACGCTCAACTCCATCTCGGCCCTCGTGCACAAGGACCCTCGGGGCAGTGAGCGGATGATTGCGCGGCTGAGTGACTTGCTCCGGGGCACGCTCGATTCGGCGGCGCGCGAGGAGGTCCCCCTGCGCGACGAGCTGCGCACGCTCCAGCTCTACCTGGACATCCAGGGGGTGCGCTTCACGGACCGGCTCCAGGTGAAGCACGAAATCGACCAGGACACCCTGGGCGCCCATGTGCCGTACCTGCTGCTCCAGCCCCTGGTGGAGAACGCCATCCAGCACGGCATCGCTCCTCGCTCCGCGCCGGGCACGGTGACGGTGGTCGCGCGCCGCGACGGCCCGGAGCTGGTGTTGGAGGTCCGTGACGACGGCGTGGGCCTGCGCGCCGGGACGGTCGCGAAGACCAGTGGCGGAGGCAAGGGCCTGTGGATTACGCGCGAGCGGCTGGTGCAGCTCTACGGGCCCGCGCACAAGCTGGAGCTGAAGGGACGCGAGGAGGGCGGGGCACAAGTCTCGCTGACCATCCCCTTCCGGACGGAGTCCGTGGCGTGA